In one window of Microbacterium natoriense DNA:
- a CDS encoding tyrosine-protein phosphatase: MSAIIAGTYNSRDTGGTPLAAGGVTRAGVLYRSDALGGITDDGIRTLSESPIGTIVDFRSEFERVEAPNRLGTERSFVEVGIPLLEGSMTGMPSPADLGDLGDLDGEAARAMLSRIPSLAELYVGMLGSAAASFAEVARLVARPADDHGAVLVHCTAGKDRTGVATALLLDAAGADRAAVVADYAQSEENLAGEWAERMLERARSWGMPLVPALTDLVTATPPQAIEAAFAWIDERGGSAEYLRGGGLSDDDFEALRERIAG, encoded by the coding sequence GTGAGCGCCATCATCGCCGGAACCTACAACTCCAGAGACACGGGCGGAACGCCGCTCGCCGCGGGAGGAGTCACCCGCGCGGGAGTGCTCTACCGCTCCGACGCCCTCGGCGGTATCACCGACGACGGCATCCGCACCCTGAGCGAGAGCCCGATCGGGACGATCGTCGACTTCCGCAGCGAGTTCGAGCGGGTCGAGGCGCCCAACAGGCTGGGCACGGAGCGCTCCTTCGTCGAGGTCGGGATCCCGCTGCTCGAGGGATCGATGACCGGGATGCCCTCACCGGCAGACCTCGGCGACCTCGGAGATCTCGACGGCGAGGCGGCGCGAGCGATGCTCTCCCGCATCCCCTCGCTGGCGGAGCTCTACGTCGGCATGCTTGGTTCGGCCGCCGCATCCTTCGCGGAGGTCGCCAGGCTCGTCGCCCGTCCCGCCGACGATCACGGCGCCGTCCTCGTGCACTGCACGGCCGGCAAGGACCGCACCGGCGTTGCGACGGCCCTCCTGCTCGACGCAGCGGGTGCGGACCGAGCCGCCGTGGTGGCCGACTACGCGCAGAGCGAGGAGAATCTCGCCGGCGAGTGGGCGGAGCGGATGCTGGAGCGCGCGAGGAGCTGGGGCATGCCGCTGGTGCCCGCCCTCACGGACCTCGTCACCGCGACGCCCCCGCAGGCGATCGAGGCCGCGTTCGCTTGGATCGATGAGCGCGGCGGATCAGCCGAGTACCTTCGCGGCGGCGGCTTGTCGGACGACGATTTCGAGGCCCTGCGCGAGCGCATCGCCGGCTGA
- a CDS encoding RNA-binding S4 domain-containing protein translates to MATSIDDISIGGEMIRLGQFLKFSGLIDTGGDAKEAIIDGYVSVNGEEERRRGRQLHDGDLVSFEGRTARVRP, encoded by the coding sequence ATGGCCACCTCGATCGACGACATCTCCATCGGCGGCGAGATGATCCGCCTCGGACAGTTCCTCAAGTTCTCGGGCCTCATCGACACCGGCGGTGACGCCAAGGAAGCCATCATCGATGGCTACGTGAGCGTGAACGGTGAAGAGGAGCGTCGTCGCGGGCGCCAGCTGCACGATGGCGACCTCGTCTCGTTCGAAGGCCGCACGGCACGCGTCAGGCCCTGA
- a CDS encoding DNA/RNA non-specific endonuclease, with protein sequence MADGYDPGFLTTPLPLPRPADITRTLDYPRFTVLLDPSRRLAAATGVNIEGSTLRDLPRAGEWRLDPRIGDDEQTGPAVYARNDLDRGHLVRRRDPGWGAVDDARAAMEATFFYPNAAPQAAGFNQSKELWLGLEDHVLAYAEATDQRISVFTAPVLGPEDPPYRGVRIPLRFWKIAAWQGAEGLATAGFLLDQSELIDTRDDLLAAAPLGAFRTFQVPVAEIARLTGLDLGRMPAGDVLAESAVRAGEWQMLSSVDDIVL encoded by the coding sequence ATGGCTGACGGATACGACCCCGGGTTCCTCACGACCCCTCTCCCGCTCCCCCGTCCCGCGGACATCACACGCACGCTCGACTACCCCCGGTTCACGGTGCTGCTCGATCCCTCTCGGCGACTGGCGGCGGCGACCGGGGTGAACATCGAAGGCTCGACGCTGCGCGATCTTCCCCGTGCCGGCGAATGGCGCCTCGACCCGAGGATCGGCGACGACGAGCAGACCGGCCCCGCCGTGTACGCGCGCAACGATCTCGACCGCGGTCATCTCGTACGTCGCCGCGATCCCGGCTGGGGAGCGGTCGACGACGCCCGCGCTGCCATGGAGGCGACGTTCTTCTACCCGAACGCGGCTCCGCAGGCTGCAGGGTTCAACCAGTCGAAGGAGCTGTGGCTCGGCCTGGAAGACCATGTGCTCGCGTACGCCGAGGCGACGGATCAGCGCATCTCGGTCTTCACGGCGCCGGTGCTCGGCCCGGAAGACCCGCCTTATCGCGGCGTCCGCATCCCGTTGAGGTTCTGGAAGATCGCCGCCTGGCAGGGGGCCGAGGGGCTCGCGACCGCCGGTTTCCTCCTCGACCAGAGCGAGCTCATCGACACCCGTGACGACCTGCTCGCCGCTGCGCCGCTCGGCGCCTTCCGCACCTTTCAGGTGCCGGTCGCCGAGATCGCGCGTCTCACCGGGCTCGATCTCGGTCGGATGCCGGCGGGCGACGTGCTCGCGGAGAGCGCCGTGCGGGCGGGGGAATGGCAGATGCTGTCGTCGGTCGACGACATCGTGCTCTGA
- a CDS encoding TetR/AcrR family transcriptional regulator, with protein sequence MSSSESSSDVDKRVARGDARRTRILAAATTEFGRKGYESTRIADIARAAGVTDAGVLHHFATKHDLFMAVVERREEVYQTITLPTESVRSLFDQFIAAVRLAAEEPELLRFRVMLTGASRIAGHPVEGRAQRTLEAALDSLIPLVEERIAAGEIAEGTEPQQLILELLALNEGIRDQWSTLPDRIDYVAVFTAAANGLYERVRVR encoded by the coding sequence GTGAGCAGCTCCGAGTCCTCGTCCGACGTCGACAAGCGCGTCGCCCGTGGCGACGCCCGACGCACGCGGATCCTCGCCGCCGCCACCACGGAGTTCGGGCGCAAGGGATACGAGAGCACCCGCATCGCCGACATCGCCAGGGCGGCGGGGGTGACGGATGCCGGGGTGCTGCACCACTTCGCCACGAAGCACGACCTGTTCATGGCCGTGGTCGAGCGCCGTGAAGAGGTCTACCAGACGATCACGCTGCCGACGGAGTCGGTGCGTTCGCTGTTCGACCAGTTCATCGCCGCCGTCCGCCTCGCGGCCGAGGAGCCCGAGCTGCTGCGGTTCCGCGTCATGCTCACCGGCGCATCGCGCATCGCTGGGCACCCGGTCGAAGGCAGGGCTCAGCGCACCCTCGAGGCCGCGCTCGACTCGCTCATCCCGCTCGTCGAGGAGCGCATCGCCGCCGGGGAGATCGCCGAGGGCACCGAACCGCAGCAGCTGATCCTCGAGCTCCTCGCCCTCAATGAGGGCATCCGGGATCAATGGTCGACGCTGCCGGATCGCATCGACTACGTCGCAGTCTTCACCGCCGCCGCGAACGGCCTGTACGAGCGCGTGCGCGTCCGCTGA
- a CDS encoding cryptochrome/photolyase family protein, which yields MTRASLVWFRDDLRVTDNPALSAAAARGGAVVALYVLDEESEGIRPLGGAARWWLHHSLASLAGGLRDLGIPLVLRRGQATRIVPEVAAQAEADAIFWNRRYGAPERLVDAEIKRRLRSEGNQVASFAASLLHEPWTVTTGSGGHYSVFTPFWRACQNRPAPRAPLPAPPSAAAGSARVPSDDLDDWQLRPHAPDWAGGLAETWEPGEPAARRQLQRFVRSGLADYDRARDEPGLEATSMLSPRLRWGELSPFTVWHEAVAAEGGSRFLTELGWREFAWHTLDRFPDLATRNLRPEFDRFPWPCLDEDALRAWRRGRTGVPLVDAGMRELWETGHMHNRVRMVVASFLVKNLLIDWRIGEQWFWDTLVDADAASNPFNWQWVAGSGADAAPYFRVFNPVRQAEKFDPQRRYIDRWAADSRDEPIVDLRETRRAALRAYDEVKSAR from the coding sequence ATGACCCGGGCGAGTCTGGTGTGGTTCCGCGACGACCTGCGCGTGACCGACAATCCTGCTCTCTCGGCCGCGGCGGCGAGAGGTGGAGCGGTCGTCGCCCTGTACGTCCTCGATGAGGAGTCGGAGGGCATCCGTCCGCTCGGCGGCGCCGCACGATGGTGGCTGCACCACTCGCTCGCATCTCTCGCCGGGGGGCTGCGCGATCTCGGCATCCCGCTGGTGCTGCGTAGAGGGCAAGCGACGCGCATCGTGCCCGAAGTCGCCGCGCAGGCCGAGGCGGACGCGATCTTCTGGAACCGCCGTTACGGCGCGCCGGAACGGCTGGTCGACGCGGAGATCAAGAGACGGCTGCGGTCGGAGGGGAACCAGGTCGCCTCCTTCGCCGCGTCGCTGCTGCATGAGCCCTGGACGGTGACGACCGGAAGCGGAGGGCACTATTCGGTGTTCACCCCGTTCTGGCGTGCGTGCCAGAACCGTCCGGCTCCGCGTGCGCCGCTGCCGGCTCCTCCCTCGGCCGCGGCGGGAAGCGCGCGCGTCCCGTCCGACGACCTCGACGACTGGCAGCTGCGCCCGCACGCGCCCGATTGGGCCGGAGGTCTCGCGGAGACGTGGGAGCCGGGGGAGCCGGCCGCCCGCCGACAGCTGCAGAGGTTCGTTCGCTCGGGTCTCGCCGACTACGACCGGGCTCGTGACGAACCCGGCCTCGAGGCGACGTCGATGCTGTCGCCGCGGCTGCGCTGGGGAGAGCTCAGCCCGTTCACCGTGTGGCACGAGGCGGTCGCGGCCGAGGGCGGAAGCAGGTTCCTCACGGAGCTCGGCTGGCGGGAGTTCGCCTGGCACACCCTCGACCGCTTCCCCGACCTCGCCACGCGCAACCTTCGGCCGGAGTTCGACCGGTTCCCCTGGCCTTGTCTCGACGAGGACGCGCTGCGTGCCTGGCGACGCGGACGCACCGGGGTGCCATTGGTCGATGCCGGAATGCGCGAACTGTGGGAGACCGGCCACATGCACAACCGGGTCCGCATGGTCGTCGCCTCCTTTCTCGTGAAGAACCTGCTCATCGACTGGCGGATCGGCGAGCAGTGGTTCTGGGACACCCTGGTCGACGCGGATGCTGCGAGCAACCCCTTCAACTGGCAGTGGGTCGCGGGGTCGGGCGCGGATGCCGCACCCTACTTCCGCGTGTTCAACCCCGTGCGCCAGGCCGAGAAGTTCGATCCGCAGCGTCGGTACATCGACCGCTGGGCCGCAGACAGCCGAGATGAGCCGATCGTCGACCTGCGGGAGACCCGTCGAGCGGCGCTCCGCGCCTACGACGAGGTGAAGAGCGCGCGATGA
- a CDS encoding glycoside hydrolase family 3 protein — protein MNDITITAAETRIDALLSTMTLEEKVGSLLVARIVTGVDGALWEGTEDESPFGFAPTSELIRDRHVTHVTLMNPAPVAELARWGEEIRKIAVSTRLGIPVSVASDPVHGRSRNPDVAMSGGGFTPFPEPIALAATHDPALVRKAARMIGEELRAAGIHIALHPMADLATEPRWARVSGTFGEDPDLASALVSEYIEGLRESGVAATVKHFPGGGPQRGGEDAHFERGAHTIYPGGRFDDHVRPFAAAIDAGAARVMPGYAAPLGLEYDEVGFAFERRLITGLLRERLGFDGVVVTDFNIVHGMRLPRLGVELPVRAWGMLGADPVQRVVRLFDAGVDQFGGEDDPSPVLEAVASGLVPEERIDESVRRVLREKERLGLFDDAAGRVVSSLDIREHIAIPSHLAVGERVQRASIVALQGEPIALSTTTRVYLEGMDADALSGRAIAVTDPASADVAVLRLTAPFEQRDGMLEQGFHSGSLEFSEEEIARIAGIAEQTPTIIDVFLDRPAVLTPLSELGVTLVGTFGVEDRVVLDAITGRAATTGRLPFDLPRSMAAVEASREDVPFDTADPLWRFGHGLSWAPIIS, from the coding sequence ATGAACGACATCACGATCACCGCAGCGGAGACACGCATCGACGCGCTGCTCTCCACCATGACCCTCGAGGAGAAGGTCGGCAGCCTGCTCGTCGCGCGTATCGTGACCGGTGTCGACGGCGCCCTTTGGGAGGGCACGGAGGACGAGTCGCCCTTCGGGTTCGCGCCCACCAGCGAGCTGATCCGCGACCGCCACGTCACACATGTGACGCTGATGAATCCGGCCCCCGTGGCCGAGCTGGCGCGGTGGGGAGAGGAGATCCGGAAGATCGCCGTATCCACGAGACTCGGCATCCCGGTCTCCGTCGCCTCCGACCCCGTGCACGGTCGCAGCCGCAACCCCGACGTCGCGATGAGCGGCGGCGGCTTCACCCCGTTCCCCGAGCCGATCGCCCTGGCCGCGACGCACGACCCCGCCCTCGTGCGCAAGGCGGCGCGCATGATCGGCGAGGAGCTCAGGGCGGCCGGCATCCACATCGCCCTGCATCCGATGGCAGATCTCGCCACCGAACCGCGATGGGCTCGCGTCTCCGGAACCTTCGGCGAGGACCCCGATCTCGCCTCAGCCCTCGTGAGCGAGTACATCGAGGGCCTCCGCGAGTCGGGCGTCGCCGCCACCGTCAAGCACTTCCCCGGCGGCGGTCCGCAACGCGGCGGAGAGGACGCGCACTTCGAACGCGGAGCGCACACGATCTATCCGGGCGGTCGCTTCGACGACCATGTGCGTCCGTTCGCGGCCGCGATCGACGCGGGTGCGGCACGGGTCATGCCCGGTTACGCCGCTCCGCTCGGACTGGAGTACGACGAAGTCGGATTCGCCTTCGAACGGCGCCTCATCACCGGCCTCCTGCGCGAGAGGCTCGGCTTCGACGGTGTCGTCGTCACAGACTTCAACATCGTGCACGGAATGCGCCTGCCCCGCCTGGGTGTCGAGCTGCCCGTACGGGCGTGGGGAATGCTGGGTGCCGACCCCGTGCAGCGAGTCGTGCGACTGTTCGATGCCGGTGTCGACCAGTTCGGCGGCGAGGACGACCCGTCCCCCGTGCTCGAAGCGGTCGCCAGCGGCCTGGTGCCGGAGGAGCGCATCGACGAGTCGGTGCGGCGCGTCCTGCGCGAGAAGGAGCGACTCGGGCTGTTCGACGACGCGGCCGGTCGGGTTGTGTCCTCTTTAGACATCCGCGAGCACATCGCGATCCCCTCTCACCTGGCCGTGGGCGAGCGCGTGCAGCGGGCATCGATCGTGGCGTTGCAGGGCGAGCCGATCGCGCTCTCCACGACCACGCGCGTCTACCTCGAGGGGATGGATGCCGATGCCCTCTCCGGTCGCGCCATCGCCGTCACCGACCCGGCATCCGCCGATGTCGCCGTCCTCCGCCTCACAGCCCCTTTCGAGCAGCGCGACGGGATGCTCGAGCAGGGCTTCCACAGCGGCAGCCTGGAGTTCTCCGAGGAAGAGATCGCGCGAATCGCCGGCATCGCGGAGCAGACGCCCACCATCATCGACGTGTTCCTCGACCGGCCTGCAGTCCTGACCCCGCTCAGCGAGCTCGGGGTGACCCTCGTCGGCACTTTCGGCGTCGAAGACCGCGTCGTGCTCGATGCGATCACCGGCCGTGCCGCGACCACTGGCCGCCTGCCGTTCGATCTGCCGCGCTCGATGGCGGCGGTGGAGGCATCCCGGGAGGACGTGCCCTTCGACACGGCCGATCCGCTGTGGCGCTTCGGGCACGGACTCAGCTGGGCGCCGATCATCTCGTAG
- a CDS encoding MFS transporter — protein MHTTPPAPQTRVPMSRIYLFALIELAALGALVTPLVVSLSLKVLQLVPETEKEGALGLVTALGALAALVANPIFGHLSDRTSSRFGRRRPWLIGGVIGGVAAAALIAVAPSIPVLVVAWVLSQAAYNATLASLSALLADQVPEEQRAKASGIFGAIGFLGLVPAMLVAALFASNLTVVVLAMPIVAVVIVVVVCLAIPDPPVERSDGEHGSVGQVFRAFLFNPAKAPMFTLVWVQRATMQFGYTVVSTFGLFYLMIRLNMEQVAAASLTSAATLAGAALNVVAAFACGYLASRRGNYGPFIVGSALLMGLSLLLKAFTQDLSVFWVSTLLAGFALGAYYAVDLALAMRTLPAGEEGKYLGIFNVAKTLPQSIAPAIAPLVVLIGGSDPVAGGDKNYTALYLVAAVAVLASLLTLPGLRRVLRRDVYDAGRADAAAAALKEEVA, from the coding sequence ATGCACACCACTCCCCCCGCACCGCAGACACGCGTCCCGATGTCGCGCATCTACCTGTTCGCGCTCATCGAGCTCGCCGCTCTCGGCGCGCTCGTCACCCCGCTCGTCGTCTCGCTCTCCCTGAAGGTCCTCCAGCTCGTGCCGGAGACCGAGAAGGAGGGGGCGCTCGGTCTCGTCACGGCCCTCGGCGCGCTCGCCGCCCTCGTCGCCAACCCGATCTTCGGACACCTCTCCGACCGCACGAGTAGTCGCTTCGGCCGTCGACGGCCCTGGCTCATCGGCGGGGTGATCGGCGGTGTCGCCGCGGCCGCCCTCATCGCCGTCGCGCCCAGCATCCCGGTCCTCGTGGTCGCATGGGTGCTGTCGCAGGCGGCCTACAACGCCACGCTGGCCTCGCTGTCGGCGCTGCTCGCGGACCAGGTGCCCGAAGAGCAACGCGCCAAGGCATCCGGGATCTTCGGCGCCATCGGCTTCCTCGGCCTGGTGCCGGCCATGCTCGTCGCCGCCCTCTTCGCCTCGAATCTCACGGTGGTAGTCCTCGCGATGCCGATCGTCGCCGTCGTGATCGTCGTGGTCGTGTGTCTTGCCATCCCCGACCCGCCGGTCGAGCGGTCCGACGGCGAGCACGGCTCGGTCGGTCAGGTGTTCCGCGCCTTCCTGTTCAACCCGGCCAAGGCGCCGATGTTCACCCTGGTGTGGGTGCAGCGTGCAACCATGCAGTTCGGGTACACGGTCGTGTCGACGTTCGGGCTCTTCTACCTGATGATCAGGCTGAACATGGAGCAGGTCGCCGCGGCGTCTCTGACCTCCGCGGCCACGCTCGCCGGAGCCGCACTCAACGTCGTCGCCGCCTTCGCGTGCGGCTACCTCGCCTCGCGCCGGGGGAACTACGGGCCGTTCATCGTCGGCTCCGCGCTGCTCATGGGGCTCTCGCTGCTGCTGAAGGCGTTCACTCAGGACCTCTCGGTGTTCTGGGTGAGCACGCTGCTCGCCGGGTTCGCGCTCGGCGCGTACTACGCGGTCGATCTCGCCCTCGCCATGCGCACCCTGCCCGCCGGCGAGGAGGGCAAATACCTCGGGATCTTCAACGTCGCCAAGACCCTGCCGCAGTCGATCGCACCGGCGATCGCTCCGCTGGTGGTGCTGATCGGCGGCAGCGATCCCGTCGCCGGAGGGGACAAGAACTACACCGCCCTGTATCTCGTCGCGGCGGTCGCCGTGCTCGCTTCGCTGCTGACCCTGCCGGGTCTGCGCCGGGTGCTGCGCCGCGACGTGTACGACGCGGGGCGGGCCGACGCGGCCGCGGCCGCACTGAAAGAGGAGGTCGCGTGA
- a CDS encoding zinc-binding dehydrogenase translates to MTTTMRAVVVTAPGTPEVLEIRERPVPAAAPGQVLIKVHAFGLNQSELHFRNGQAYSGSFPRIPGIEAAGIVEDAPGGEFDRGTQVVTMMGGMGREFDGGYAEYVVVPAAQTIPFRSSLPWNVLGAVPEMLQTANGSLDIGLEAKPGDSILIRGGTSSVGLAAAVLAKLHGMTVYATTRREAARALLESVGVDRVLVDDGDVAAQIRRLLPGGVDGAIELVGVDAMRDTLRAVRPGGTVCFTGMLSNRWSIEEFYPMDWLPNGVRLTAYSGEAADLGADTLQQFLDAVADGRATVPVGRTYALDDIVQAHRDMEAGVVGGKGVVVLR, encoded by the coding sequence ATGACCACGACTATGCGGGCGGTCGTCGTCACTGCACCCGGCACTCCGGAGGTCCTTGAGATCCGCGAGCGTCCTGTTCCGGCGGCGGCTCCCGGGCAGGTGCTCATCAAAGTGCACGCGTTCGGGCTCAACCAGTCCGAACTGCACTTCCGGAACGGTCAGGCGTACTCGGGATCGTTCCCGCGCATCCCTGGCATCGAAGCCGCGGGGATCGTGGAAGACGCTCCCGGTGGCGAGTTCGACAGGGGCACCCAGGTCGTCACGATGATGGGCGGCATGGGGCGGGAGTTCGATGGCGGCTACGCGGAGTACGTCGTCGTTCCCGCGGCGCAGACGATCCCGTTCCGCAGCTCCCTGCCGTGGAACGTGCTGGGCGCGGTTCCTGAGATGCTGCAGACCGCCAACGGCTCGCTCGACATCGGTCTCGAGGCGAAACCCGGCGACAGCATCCTGATCCGCGGAGGCACCTCGTCGGTGGGGCTCGCGGCGGCGGTCCTCGCCAAGCTCCATGGCATGACCGTGTACGCGACCACCCGCCGCGAAGCCGCCCGTGCGCTGCTGGAGAGCGTCGGTGTCGATCGTGTTCTCGTCGACGACGGAGATGTCGCGGCACAGATTCGTCGGCTGCTCCCCGGAGGAGTCGACGGCGCCATCGAGCTGGTCGGGGTCGACGCCATGCGGGACACCCTGCGTGCCGTGCGACCCGGCGGCACGGTCTGCTTCACGGGGATGCTGTCGAACCGGTGGAGCATCGAGGAGTTCTACCCGATGGACTGGCTGCCGAACGGCGTCCGTCTCACCGCGTATTCGGGAGAGGCCGCGGACCTCGGAGCGGACACGCTTCAGCAGTTCCTCGATGCGGTCGCCGACGGCCGTGCAACCGTCCCCGTGGGCCGCACGTACGCACTCGACGACATCGTCCAGGCCCATCGCGACATGGAAGCCGGCGTCGTAGGCGGCAAAGGCGTCGTCGTGCTGCGATGA
- a CDS encoding MarR family winged helix-turn-helix transcriptional regulator has protein sequence MSMNFFELLVRVETDVWNAVEHELLRSDRVGLGTLMALQTVHRHDGAVRVQDVSDALSITVGAASKFIDRLERDGLAVRRPNPDDRRSSLVALTRSGEDARASAEQVAQQVIAELLGEESGIEMLSEALTRIGARAVAARSAVLA, from the coding sequence ATGAGCATGAACTTCTTCGAGCTTCTCGTCAGAGTCGAGACCGACGTATGGAACGCGGTCGAGCACGAGCTCCTGCGGTCTGACCGCGTGGGTCTCGGCACGTTGATGGCACTGCAGACCGTGCACCGCCACGACGGAGCAGTGCGGGTGCAGGATGTCAGCGATGCTCTGTCGATCACGGTCGGCGCCGCCAGCAAGTTCATCGACCGTCTCGAGCGCGACGGTCTGGCGGTTCGCCGACCGAATCCCGATGATCGGCGCTCCTCGCTGGTCGCTCTCACCCGATCCGGGGAAGACGCTCGCGCCTCGGCTGAGCAGGTGGCGCAGCAGGTCATCGCGGAACTCCTCGGGGAGGAATCGGGCATCGAGATGCTGTCGGAGGCGTTGACGCGCATCGGCGCTCGAGCCGTCGCCGCACGCAGCGCGGTGCTCGCATGA
- a CDS encoding MgtC/SapB family protein produces MSLLDTGALLLSAVLAAGLGALIGLERQWRMRTAGMRTNALVSLGAALFVILGAQALPGETADPTRVAAQVVSGIGFLGAGVILREGLNIRGLTTAATLWCAAAVGSLAGAGMPLLAIGGGLLVAATNVLLRPLSTALNRRLRNGVQGESSEDGADVVSTQDFVLEATTSEKSEQRVRALLLQAATHPQLTLRSVRVRPGKHAEVQVRAEVTVDDLEHVAVIERAISRVGTDPKVIGSRWWAVEASD; encoded by the coding sequence ATGAGCCTTCTCGACACGGGTGCCCTGCTCCTGTCCGCCGTCCTGGCGGCGGGGCTGGGCGCTCTCATCGGACTCGAGCGGCAGTGGCGCATGCGCACCGCAGGCATGCGCACGAACGCGCTCGTCTCGCTCGGCGCCGCGCTCTTCGTCATCCTCGGTGCACAGGCGCTGCCGGGCGAGACCGCAGACCCCACGCGGGTCGCCGCCCAGGTGGTCTCGGGGATCGGGTTCCTCGGAGCCGGCGTCATTCTGAGGGAGGGGCTGAACATCCGCGGTCTCACGACCGCGGCGACGTTGTGGTGTGCTGCGGCCGTCGGCTCGCTCGCCGGAGCCGGGATGCCGCTGCTCGCCATCGGCGGCGGACTGCTGGTCGCGGCGACCAATGTGCTGCTCCGGCCCCTGAGCACCGCCCTCAACCGGCGGCTTCGCAATGGCGTGCAGGGGGAATCGTCCGAGGACGGCGCAGACGTCGTCAGCACACAGGACTTCGTGCTCGAGGCGACGACGAGTGAGAAGAGCGAGCAGCGTGTGCGGGCGCTCCTGCTGCAGGCCGCCACGCATCCCCAGCTCACTCTGCGCTCTGTGAGAGTGCGGCCGGGCAAGCACGCCGAAGTGCAGGTGCGAGCCGAGGTCACCGTCGACGACCTCGAGCATGTGGCGGTCATCGAGCGAGCGATCTCGCGCGTCGGCACCGATCCGAAGGTGATCGGCAGTCGATGGTGGGCGGTGGAAGCGAGCGACTGA
- a CDS encoding histidine phosphatase family protein, protein MTEKHYRGGVDVPDPLPDHPAPDNPQGKLVLLRHGETEWSRTGLHTGRTDIPLTPHGEELARAAGRLVRGYDFGLILTSPLQRARRTAELAGLDAEVDPLLVEWDYGGYEGRTTADIRAELGYNWTAFNHGVIRGETPGETVEEVAARASRVLTRVLPAMADGDVALIAHGHYLRILTAVFLREAPRFGAQITLDAGSVSVLGFTREQPAILAWNHGPELPLKPSES, encoded by the coding sequence GTGACCGAGAAGCACTACCGTGGCGGTGTGGATGTTCCAGACCCGCTGCCCGACCACCCCGCCCCCGACAACCCGCAGGGCAAGCTCGTGCTGCTGCGCCACGGCGAGACCGAGTGGTCGCGGACCGGCCTGCACACGGGACGCACCGACATCCCGCTGACTCCGCACGGCGAAGAGCTGGCCCGCGCGGCGGGCCGGCTGGTACGCGGATACGACTTCGGGCTCATCCTGACCTCGCCGCTGCAGCGGGCGCGGCGCACGGCGGAGCTCGCGGGCCTCGACGCCGAGGTCGATCCGCTTCTCGTCGAATGGGACTACGGCGGGTACGAGGGCCGCACCACGGCAGACATCCGCGCGGAGCTCGGATACAACTGGACGGCCTTCAACCACGGAGTGATCCGCGGCGAGACGCCCGGTGAGACCGTCGAAGAGGTCGCCGCGCGCGCATCTCGGGTGCTGACCAGGGTGCTACCGGCGATGGCCGACGGCGACGTCGCCCTGATCGCGCACGGGCACTACCTGCGCATCCTCACCGCCGTGTTCCTGCGGGAGGCACCGCGGTTCGGCGCCCAGATCACCCTCGATGCCGGTTCGGTGTCGGTGCTCGGCTTCACCAGGGAGCAGCCGGCCATCCTCGCCTGGAACCACGGGCCCGAGCTGCCGCTGAAGCCCTCGGAGTCCTGA